The following are encoded in a window of uncultured Pseudomonas sp. genomic DNA:
- a CDS encoding TetR/AcrR family transcriptional regulator: protein MRGLREKQKEQRKEAILVAAMSLFDSHGYSATTVEQIAAAAGVSPPTVFNYFGNKQEIIFALVDRADRSAIHDIRSRMATFDNAVDALCNLQAAVMRYELEALPIPIWRDLMSLSVNGSSSAGMVETDKRLVSEIAGLLRELQGRGMLSAGFDPETVADFLNDYAILLFARFVHQDEPDEAAHALQVRRVAELVFTGLRP from the coding sequence ATGAGAGGTTTGCGCGAGAAGCAAAAAGAACAGCGCAAGGAAGCGATCCTTGTCGCCGCCATGAGTCTCTTCGATAGCCATGGCTACAGTGCAACCACGGTAGAGCAGATTGCTGCAGCTGCCGGGGTTTCACCGCCAACGGTGTTCAACTACTTCGGCAATAAGCAGGAAATTATCTTCGCTCTGGTGGATAGAGCAGATCGCAGCGCGATCCATGATATTCGATCCCGGATGGCAACTTTCGACAATGCCGTCGATGCCCTGTGTAACCTTCAGGCTGCGGTTATGCGATATGAGTTAGAAGCGTTGCCCATTCCTATCTGGAGAGACTTGATGAGCTTGAGCGTCAACGGCTCGTCCTCCGCAGGTATGGTTGAAACGGACAAGCGCCTCGTCAGCGAAATCGCCGGCTTGCTGCGCGAGCTCCAAGGGCGCGGCATGCTCAGCGCCGGTTTCGACCCTGAGACTGTCGCTGATTTTCTAAATGACTACGCCATCTTGCTGTTCGCCCGCTTTGTTCATCAGGACGAACCTGATGAAGCCGCTCACGCGTTACAGGTTCGTCGGGTGGCTGAGTTGGTCTTCACCGGTCTCAGGCCTTAG
- a CDS encoding response regulator yields the protein MSACILCIEDEATLLADLVEELSAAGYRVIAANSVDSALLQLEQQRPDLVLCDVMLGDDSTRDGYFIHQHIRERRPDLADLPFIFLSALGQRSALLEARRVGVDDYLVKPVDYDMLLATVSGRLAQIERLRGHASSNQGRFLEHLQSIFAQLPGAVLLCDPDGQLLYANPKARRMAQEEGVWTQDSRGRLSWCEVKPSSLQTFRQYASELLVAVGARRVLALERYSSGGAVFVSLLSLAPGSQMLTESAGNLLAIFVSCVQSRSLPELETLRLIFSLTPTEARVALLLAQGLRSDEVAQELDVSASTVAFHLRNLFSKTGVARQADLVALVLSAGTALPDLAMAAAVAS from the coding sequence ATGTCTGCCTGTATTTTGTGCATTGAAGATGAAGCCACGTTGCTGGCCGATCTGGTTGAGGAATTGAGCGCCGCAGGTTACCGGGTGATTGCGGCCAACTCTGTGGATTCGGCCTTGTTGCAGCTGGAGCAGCAGCGCCCGGACCTTGTGCTGTGTGATGTCATGCTCGGTGACGACAGTACCCGTGATGGCTACTTTATCCACCAGCACATCCGCGAGCGTCGCCCAGACCTGGCGGACTTGCCGTTTATTTTCCTCTCGGCACTGGGACAGCGCAGCGCCTTGCTTGAAGCTAGGCGGGTGGGCGTGGACGATTATCTAGTAAAGCCGGTCGACTACGACATGCTGCTGGCTACCGTTAGTGGGCGTTTGGCGCAAATCGAACGGTTGCGCGGGCATGCGAGCAGCAATCAGGGTCGTTTTCTTGAACACCTGCAGAGCATATTTGCTCAGTTGCCGGGCGCGGTGCTGTTGTGTGACCCGGATGGCCAATTGTTGTATGCCAACCCGAAAGCGCGGCGCATGGCCCAAGAAGAGGGGGTCTGGACACAGGACAGCCGCGGTCGGTTGAGTTGGTGTGAGGTCAAACCCTCGTCGTTACAAACCTTCCGGCAGTATGCCAGCGAGCTACTCGTGGCCGTGGGTGCGCGCCGCGTGTTGGCGTTGGAGCGCTACAGCAGTGGCGGCGCCGTGTTTGTCAGCCTATTAAGCCTGGCGCCGGGCTCTCAGATGCTGACCGAGTCGGCCGGCAATCTGTTGGCGATTTTCGTGTCTTGCGTACAAAGCCGATCGCTGCCGGAGTTGGAAACACTGCGGTTGATTTTTTCCCTGACGCCCACTGAAGCAAGGGTGGCACTGCTTCTTGCGCAAGGCCTGCGTAGCGACGAAGTGGCGCAGGAACTGGATGTTTCGGCCAGTACGGTGGCTTTCCACCTGCGTAATCTGTTTTCGAAGACCGGGGTCGCTCGTCAGGCTGATCTGGTCGCCTTGGTGCTCAGTGCCGGTACGGCGCTGCCGGACTTAGCTATGGCCGCAGCAGTCGCGTCGTGA
- a CDS encoding HAMP domain-containing sensor histidine kinase translates to MSQAASHARRVQVVALAAVLCFILLLGYTLYKLAALQDELRTDVGENMVWALSQAAYQSARLHQAALTTPPTAVSDSAQILHNNLLMAQLTLLTSGAQRRYMQRVGVLPELLVCIDMLGQSRLSYDGIQQRLQRISNQVMLADRELAGKRRDAHRRLMFQVMLAVLGVLLAGSLLCWQLMGSLRRANRAHAEIVRQHEQARELLDALQQERLTKLRYRDFVSLMSHQLRTPLAVIDSSAQRLLRQRDDGEMVQSVSERIQRVRKSVKQLNQLIGRVLEGLRLDEEQITCNEQASLQLCRCDWREVVAEALERFADVAAQRLVMLRWMPDDGAPLWVTCDRMWCMEILCNLLSNADKYSPDTQPIEITVVVREGVLYCSVRDYGQGLAEHDLARVFERFYRSEQVQSISGIGLGLSIAQTLAQWQGGSLTARNASQGGACFTLHLPLSDTVTSAPLPQLVVQQGVD, encoded by the coding sequence GTGAGCCAAGCGGCCAGTCATGCTCGGCGCGTGCAAGTGGTGGCCTTGGCGGCGGTGCTCTGCTTCATCTTGTTGCTGGGCTATACACTGTACAAACTCGCCGCCCTGCAGGACGAACTTCGCACTGATGTAGGCGAAAATATGGTGTGGGCGCTGAGTCAGGCGGCTTATCAGAGCGCCCGCCTGCATCAGGCGGCGTTAACGACGCCGCCAACTGCAGTCAGCGATAGCGCGCAAATCCTGCACAATAACTTGCTCATGGCCCAGTTGACTCTGCTCACCAGCGGTGCGCAGCGCCGTTATATGCAGAGGGTGGGGGTCTTACCCGAGTTGCTGGTGTGTATCGACATGCTCGGTCAGTCGCGGCTGAGTTACGACGGGATACAACAGCGCTTACAGCGCATCAGCAATCAGGTGATGCTCGCCGACCGTGAGCTCGCCGGCAAGCGCCGCGACGCCCACCGGCGGCTGATGTTCCAAGTGATGCTAGCGGTGCTTGGGGTGTTATTGGCCGGGTCGCTGCTGTGTTGGCAGTTGATGGGCAGCTTGCGGCGCGCCAACCGCGCCCATGCCGAAATCGTCCGTCAGCATGAGCAAGCTCGTGAACTGTTGGATGCATTGCAGCAAGAACGTTTGACCAAGCTGCGTTATCGCGATTTCGTTTCATTGATGTCGCACCAGTTGCGCACACCGCTGGCGGTGATCGACTCCAGTGCGCAACGCCTGCTGCGGCAACGCGACGATGGCGAGATGGTGCAGAGCGTTAGCGAACGTATACAGCGCGTTCGCAAGTCAGTTAAACAACTGAATCAGCTGATCGGGCGGGTGCTGGAAGGGCTGCGTCTGGATGAAGAGCAGATTACCTGCAACGAGCAGGCGTCCCTGCAATTGTGCCGGTGCGACTGGCGTGAGGTGGTGGCGGAAGCACTGGAGCGCTTCGCTGACGTGGCCGCTCAGCGTTTAGTGATGCTGCGCTGGATGCCTGATGACGGCGCGCCGCTGTGGGTCACCTGCGACCGCATGTGGTGCATGGAAATACTCTGCAATTTATTGTCTAACGCCGACAAATACAGCCCTGACACGCAGCCGATTGAAATCACCGTGGTGGTGCGTGAGGGAGTGCTCTATTGCAGTGTGCGCGACTACGGTCAAGGCCTCGCCGAGCATGACTTGGCGCGGGTGTTCGAGCGTTTCTACCGCAGTGAGCAGGTGCAGAGCATTTCCGGTATCGGCTTGGGATTATCGATTGCCCAGACACTTGCACAGTGGCAGGGCGGTAGCCTGACAGCGCGCAATGCGAGCCAAGGCGGTGCGTGTTTTACCCTGCACCTGCCGTTAAGTGACACTGTGACTTCAGCGCCATTACCGCAATTGGTTGTTCAGCAGGGGGTTGATTAA
- a CDS encoding ABC-type transport auxiliary lipoprotein family protein, which produces MSRFRLFATLLLLGSLAACSVLPKSQVLSTYRLPASNLPSHAASANWTLRVNTPFSSQLLDSTRIAVVPPGGQISAYQGVRWSDPAPMLLRDRLIDAFLDDGRLKAVSSDESRLQADLELDGDLRSFHSEYQNGQPVTRIRFEARLVQSGSRRILASHRFNVSQAANDTSVPAVVSAFGQAGDQLAREVLEWTLSQGKAARQP; this is translated from the coding sequence ATGAGCCGCTTCCGCCTGTTCGCCACTCTGCTGCTGCTTGGCAGCCTGGCCGCCTGTTCGGTCTTGCCGAAAAGTCAGGTGCTAAGCACCTACCGTCTGCCGGCCAGCAACCTGCCAAGCCACGCCGCCAGCGCCAACTGGACCTTAAGGGTGAACACACCTTTCAGCAGCCAACTGCTCGACAGCACACGGATTGCTGTGGTGCCGCCGGGCGGTCAGATCAGCGCCTACCAAGGCGTGCGCTGGAGTGACCCCGCGCCAATGCTGCTGAGGGATCGGCTGATCGACGCCTTTCTCGATGACGGTCGCCTTAAGGCAGTCAGCAGCGATGAAAGCCGCCTGCAAGCCGACCTTGAACTAGACGGCGACCTGCGCAGCTTCCACAGCGAATACCAGAACGGCCAGCCGGTCACGCGTATCCGGTTCGAAGCGCGGCTGGTGCAAAGTGGCTCGCGGCGCATCCTTGCCAGCCACCGCTTCAACGTCAGCCAAGCGGCCAACGACACCTCGGTACCCGCCGTGGTCAGCGCCTTCGGCCAGGCCGGCGACCAATTGGCCCGCGAGGTATTGGAATGGACCTTGAGCCAAGGTAAGGCGGCGCGGCAACCATAA
- a CDS encoding MlaD family protein, whose amino-acid sequence MEPRAHHVLIGLFTVLMVAAGLAFALWLSNASSDQELRDYDVIFNEAVSGLSKGSVVQYSGIKVGDVISLRLDPQDPRKVRAHIRVDANTPIKQDTQARLSITGITGAALIQLHGGSPASPILESQGNQRVEIIADPSPLSRLMANGEDLVVSVTRLLDRANQLFSGDNIGRISRTLANIEQTSASVADQRDELRQALQQMSTASQEAAELMRNANQLLSGQGREALDSASRLMTSLERSSNTIEQLLTDNRSALDGGMQGVAELGPTIIELRETLGSLRSFARRLEEDPAGYLLRSDTIKEFQP is encoded by the coding sequence ATGGAACCGCGTGCTCACCACGTGTTGATTGGCCTATTCACCGTATTAATGGTCGCGGCCGGACTGGCCTTTGCCCTGTGGCTAAGCAACGCCAGCTCGGATCAGGAACTGCGCGACTATGACGTGATTTTCAACGAGGCCGTCAGCGGCCTGTCTAAGGGCAGCGTGGTGCAATACAGCGGCATCAAGGTAGGCGACGTGATCAGCCTGCGCCTCGACCCGCAAGACCCACGCAAGGTGCGGGCGCATATCCGGGTCGACGCCAATACGCCGATCAAACAAGACACCCAGGCACGCCTGTCGATTACCGGGATTACCGGTGCGGCATTGATCCAGCTGCACGGCGGCTCCCCGGCAAGTCCGATACTCGAAAGCCAGGGCAACCAACGGGTGGAAATCATCGCCGACCCCTCGCCACTGTCGCGCCTGATGGCCAACGGTGAGGACCTGGTGGTCAGTGTCACGCGCCTGCTCGACCGCGCCAATCAGCTGTTCTCCGGTGACAATATCGGGCGCATTTCACGCACCTTGGCAAATATCGAACAAACCAGTGCCAGCGTCGCCGATCAGCGCGATGAGCTGCGCCAGGCCCTGCAACAGATGAGCACAGCCAGCCAGGAAGCCGCCGAGCTGATGCGCAACGCCAACCAGCTGCTCAGCGGCCAGGGCCGTGAGGCGCTGGACAGTGCCAGCCGCCTGATGACCTCGCTGGAGCGCAGCAGCAACACCATCGAACAGCTGCTGACAGACAACCGCAGCGCGCTCGACGGCGGCATGCAAGGCGTCGCCGAGCTCGGCCCGACCATTATCGAGCTGCGCGAAACCCTCGGCAGCCTACGCTCCTTCGCCCGCCGCCTGGAGGAAGACCCAGCCGGCTACCTGCTGCGCAGCGACACCATCAAGGAGTTTCAACCATGA
- a CDS encoding ATP-binding cassette domain-containing protein: MTDEAIIEVRQLVNRFGSQTVHQDLDLDLYRGEVLGVVGGSGTGKSVLLRSILGLRHANSGSVRVFGEELLSLPSERRSQLERRFGVLYQRGALFSSLTVTENIALPLIEHAGLTRAAAERLAQVKLALVGLPREAGDKYPTELSGGMIKRAALARALALEPEILFLDEPTAGLDPIGAAAFDQLILTLRDALGLSVFLVTHDLDTLYTICDRVAVLAEKRVLVADHLDVVAATNNPWIHEYFHGPRGRAAEQAANGAPGSD, translated from the coding sequence GTGACAGACGAAGCCATCATCGAAGTGCGCCAGCTGGTTAATCGCTTCGGCAGTCAGACCGTGCATCAGGATCTGGACCTGGATCTCTATCGCGGTGAAGTACTGGGGGTGGTCGGCGGCTCAGGCACTGGCAAGTCGGTGCTGCTGCGCAGCATTCTTGGCCTGCGCCACGCCAACTCCGGCAGTGTGCGGGTGTTCGGTGAAGAACTGCTGAGCCTGCCATCCGAACGGCGCTCACAGCTGGAACGGCGTTTCGGCGTGCTCTATCAACGCGGCGCGCTGTTTTCCTCGCTGACCGTGACCGAGAACATCGCCCTGCCGCTGATCGAACATGCCGGCCTCACCCGCGCAGCGGCCGAGCGCCTGGCTCAGGTCAAGCTGGCGCTGGTTGGGTTGCCGCGTGAAGCTGGCGACAAATACCCGACCGAGCTCTCCGGCGGCATGATCAAGCGCGCCGCCCTGGCCCGCGCCTTGGCGCTGGAGCCGGAGATTCTGTTTCTCGACGAACCCACCGCCGGCCTCGACCCGATTGGCGCGGCGGCCTTCGACCAACTGATTCTGACCCTGCGCGATGCCCTCGGCCTCAGTGTGTTCCTGGTCACCCATGACCTCGACACGCTCTACACCATCTGCGACCGGGTGGCGGTGCTGGCGGAAAAGCGCGTGCTGGTGGCCGACCACCTGGACGTGGTGGCCGCCACCAACAACCCTTGGATTCACGAGTATTTTCACGGCCCGCGCGGACGCGCAGCCGAACAGGCGGCCAACGGCGCGCCAGGGAGCGACTAA
- a CDS encoding ABC transporter permease — MSTAPFITPLESNNSDAPYGLRIGGDWTLAHYARLEAEVLQQRDTLGSTASVDLQELGALDTAGAALLVELLGSQRLAELAHNAPGLASERRALLQAVGNAIVDAGDVVPGRRIAAWREFFGQIGQALEELWLQSVALLGFIGMTLAAMAAITLRPNRWRITSLVAHLQQSGLNAVPIVALLTFLVGAVVAFLGATVLADFGASIYTVDLVAFSFLREFGVLLTAILMAGRTASAFTAQIGSMKANEEIDAIRTLGLNPLELLVLPRVFALLIALPILTFIAMLSGILGGAVVCALSLDISPAMYLAMLQENIALKHFLVGMAKAPLFAFLIAVIGCLEGFKVTGSAQSVGERTTSSVVQSIFVVIVLDALAALFLMEMGW, encoded by the coding sequence ATGAGTACAGCGCCCTTTATCACCCCGCTTGAGTCCAACAACAGCGATGCGCCTTACGGCTTACGCATCGGTGGTGACTGGACGCTGGCGCATTACGCCCGCCTCGAAGCCGAGGTGCTGCAACAGCGCGATACGCTGGGCAGCACGGCCAGCGTCGACCTGCAGGAACTCGGTGCCCTCGATACTGCGGGTGCGGCCCTGCTGGTGGAGCTGCTCGGCAGCCAGCGCTTGGCCGAACTGGCTCACAATGCACCAGGCCTGGCCAGCGAACGCCGCGCGCTGTTGCAGGCCGTCGGCAACGCCATCGTCGACGCGGGGGATGTCGTGCCGGGCAGACGCATAGCGGCTTGGCGCGAATTCTTCGGGCAGATCGGCCAGGCCCTGGAAGAGCTCTGGCTGCAAAGTGTGGCGCTGCTCGGTTTTATCGGCATGACCCTCGCCGCCATGGCCGCGATCACCCTGCGGCCCAATCGCTGGCGCATCACCTCGCTGGTCGCCCACCTGCAGCAGAGCGGCCTGAATGCCGTACCCATCGTCGCCCTGCTGACCTTTCTGGTCGGCGCCGTGGTGGCCTTTCTCGGCGCCACGGTGCTCGCGGACTTTGGCGCGAGCATCTACACCGTCGACCTCGTGGCGTTCTCCTTCCTGCGTGAATTTGGCGTGCTGCTCACCGCCATTCTCATGGCTGGGCGCACCGCCAGCGCCTTTACCGCGCAAATCGGCTCGATGAAAGCCAATGAAGAAATCGACGCCATTCGCACCCTGGGCCTCAACCCGCTGGAGCTGCTGGTACTGCCACGGGTGTTTGCCCTATTGATCGCCCTGCCGATCCTGACCTTTATCGCCATGCTCAGCGGCATCCTCGGCGGTGCGGTGGTGTGCGCCCTGAGTCTGGATATTTCCCCGGCCATGTACCTGGCCATGCTGCAGGAAAATATCGCCCTCAAGCACTTCCTCGTCGGTATGGCCAAAGCACCGCTGTTTGCCTTCCTGATTGCTGTAATCGGTTGCCTGGAAGGTTTTAAAGTCACCGGCAGTGCGCAATCGGTCGGTGAGCGCACCACCTCCAGCGTGGTCCAATCGATTTTTGTGGTGATTGTGCTCGACGCCCTCGCCGCACTGTTCTTGATGGAGATGGGCTGGTGA
- a CDS encoding class I SAM-dependent methyltransferase: MTPTALATLQHQLIAALNAAPEETRRLFHGRGRCWPGLEQITVDWLQGVLLVALFKPLSDTELQALQALLLDLSQTTTWQQSGAHSLLLQQRYLPESPTQWLLGEPVEHWDICEHGLHYRLDLGRKQNSGLFLDMRHGRQWVQAQAKGKRVLNLFAYTCGFSVAALAGGATQVVNLDMAKAALSRGRDNHRLNQHDLSQVVFLGHDLFKSWGKVAKYGPYDLIIIDPPSFQRGSFVLSKDYPKVLRRLPNLLSANGVVLACSNEPEIGPDYLIESMASEAPGLHFSERLSNPPEFPDSQPDSALKALVFRQT; encoded by the coding sequence ATGACCCCAACTGCGCTCGCCACCCTGCAACACCAGCTGATTGCCGCCCTGAATGCTGCGCCCGAGGAAACCCGCCGACTGTTTCACGGCCGTGGTCGTTGCTGGCCGGGGCTGGAGCAGATCACCGTGGACTGGCTACAAGGCGTGCTGCTGGTGGCGCTGTTCAAACCACTGAGCGATACCGAACTGCAGGCGCTGCAAGCCTTGCTGCTAGATCTCAGCCAAACCACGACCTGGCAACAGAGTGGCGCACACAGCCTGCTGTTGCAGCAACGCTACCTGCCTGAAAGCCCGACGCAATGGCTGCTCGGCGAGCCTGTGGAGCACTGGGACATTTGCGAGCACGGCCTGCATTACCGCCTCGACCTGGGCCGCAAGCAGAACAGCGGGCTATTCCTCGACATGCGCCACGGCCGTCAATGGGTGCAAGCCCAGGCCAAGGGTAAGCGCGTACTCAACCTGTTCGCCTACACCTGCGGTTTCTCGGTGGCGGCGCTGGCCGGCGGCGCGACGCAGGTGGTCAACCTGGACATGGCCAAAGCCGCGCTCAGCCGGGGCCGCGATAACCACCGGCTGAATCAACATGACCTCAGCCAGGTGGTGTTCCTCGGCCATGACCTGTTCAAGTCCTGGGGCAAGGTAGCCAAGTACGGGCCTTATGACCTGATCATCATCGACCCGCCGTCCTTCCAGCGCGGCAGCTTTGTATTGAGCAAGGATTACCCAAAAGTCCTACGCCGCCTGCCCAACCTACTCAGCGCCAACGGCGTGGTGCTGGCCTGCAGCAACGAACCGGAGATTGGCCCGGACTACCTGATTGAGAGCATGGCCAGTGAAGCGCCCGGCCTGCACTTCAGCGAGCGCCTGAGTAACCCGCCTGAATTCCCCGATAGCCAGCCGGACAGCGCCTTGAAAGCGCTGGTATTCCGCCAAACCTGA
- a CDS encoding nitroreductase family protein, whose amino-acid sequence MHIDEAIRSRRAVKAYDPAFTLSEVDKNELLQLALHAPSAFNLQHVRLVEVSDPALRQQLREVAWGQAQVTDASMLVVVCAQVDSWQEHVGRVWEGAPEEVQNYMSGAIDTYYRDKPQVQRDETMRSCGLLAQTLMLAARGKGLDSCPMDGFDFDAVAKLINLPDNHVIALMVAVGKKTLEPKPRIGKLPFNEVVLRNRF is encoded by the coding sequence ATGCATATTGATGAAGCCATACGCAGCCGCCGCGCCGTTAAAGCGTATGACCCGGCATTCACCCTCAGTGAGGTGGACAAGAATGAGCTGCTGCAGTTGGCGCTGCACGCGCCGTCGGCGTTCAACTTGCAGCATGTGCGTCTGGTCGAGGTCAGCGATCCGGCGCTGCGTCAGCAACTGCGCGAAGTGGCTTGGGGTCAGGCGCAGGTGACGGATGCGTCGATGCTGGTGGTGGTCTGTGCCCAGGTCGACAGCTGGCAGGAGCATGTCGGCCGCGTCTGGGAAGGTGCGCCAGAGGAGGTGCAGAACTACATGAGCGGCGCCATCGACACCTATTACCGCGACAAGCCGCAGGTGCAGCGCGACGAAACCATGCGCAGCTGTGGCCTGTTGGCGCAAACCTTGATGTTGGCCGCGCGCGGCAAGGGCTTGGACTCCTGCCCGATGGATGGCTTTGACTTCGATGCGGTGGCCAAGCTGATCAACCTGCCGGACAACCATGTGATTGCCCTGATGGTCGCGGTCGGCAAGAAAACCCTGGAGCCGAAGCCGCGCATCGGCAAGCTGCCGTTCAACGAGGTGGTGCTGCGTAATCGCTTCTGA
- a CDS encoding NAD(P)/FAD-dependent oxidoreductase: MSVEHLDVLVIGAGLSGVGAAYHLMKHCPGKRFAILEGRAALGGTWDLFRYPGIRSDSDMFTLGYNFKPWSDPLAIADGSSIRRYIEEAARENGIQEKIRFQHKVLKADWCSERATWTVQVQRGDQAEPILLSCQHLLMCTGYYCYEAGYTPDFKGREQFQGEFIHPQLWPDNFDYSGKRVVVIGSGATAVTLVPALTDKAAHVTMLQRSPSYVLSLPEGDPLSALLRRFLPETWVYRLARTRNVAMQMLFYSLAKACPRLVRKLLLGLAKRQLGADFDMRHFSPRYKPWDERVCVVPNGDLFTVLRAGKASVVTEHIDGFTAKGIRLKTGEELPADVIISATGLQLQLFGGMQVAVDGVPFDAAKSMGYRGIMLRDLPNAAMVLGYTNASWTLKADLSSEYFCRLINHMDASGMRQCTPRDPARQVKDAPFLDLASGYIQRAADKIPSQGDRAPWKLYQNYLLDLALLRYGKVEDDYLEFSSPQVGESAVGSTAV; encoded by the coding sequence ATGTCTGTTGAGCACCTGGATGTTTTGGTCATTGGCGCGGGCCTGTCCGGCGTGGGTGCGGCCTATCACTTGATGAAGCATTGTCCCGGTAAGCGCTTCGCCATTCTTGAAGGCCGCGCCGCCCTAGGCGGCACCTGGGACCTGTTCCGTTATCCGGGTATTCGTTCCGATTCGGACATGTTCACCCTCGGCTACAACTTCAAACCTTGGAGCGACCCGCTGGCGATTGCCGACGGCTCGTCGATCCGTCGTTATATCGAAGAAGCCGCACGGGAAAACGGCATCCAGGAAAAAATCCGCTTTCAACATAAGGTGCTCAAGGCCGACTGGTGCAGTGAGCGCGCTACCTGGACCGTACAGGTGCAGCGGGGTGATCAGGCTGAACCGATCCTACTGAGTTGTCAGCACCTGCTGATGTGCACCGGCTATTACTGTTACGAAGCGGGCTACACCCCGGACTTCAAAGGGCGCGAGCAGTTTCAGGGCGAGTTTATCCATCCGCAGTTGTGGCCGGACAACTTCGACTACAGCGGCAAGCGTGTGGTGGTGATCGGCAGCGGTGCCACTGCGGTGACCTTGGTGCCGGCGCTGACCGATAAAGCGGCCCACGTGACCATGCTGCAGCGTTCGCCAAGTTACGTGCTCAGCCTGCCCGAGGGCGATCCGCTTTCCGCATTGTTGCGGCGCTTCCTGCCGGAAACCTGGGTTTATCGCTTGGCCCGCACGCGCAATGTGGCGATGCAGATGCTGTTTTACTCACTCGCCAAAGCCTGCCCGCGCCTAGTGCGTAAGCTGTTGCTGGGGCTGGCCAAGCGCCAGCTCGGCGCCGATTTCGACATGCGCCATTTCAGCCCGCGCTACAAACCTTGGGATGAGCGCGTGTGCGTAGTGCCCAATGGTGATCTGTTCACGGTGCTGCGAGCAGGCAAGGCGTCGGTGGTGACCGAGCATATCGATGGCTTTACCGCTAAGGGCATTCGCCTGAAAACCGGCGAGGAACTCCCCGCAGATGTCATTATCAGCGCCACCGGTTTGCAGTTGCAGCTGTTTGGCGGCATGCAGGTGGCGGTGGATGGCGTGCCATTCGACGCAGCCAAGAGCATGGGTTATCGCGGCATCATGCTGCGCGACTTACCCAATGCTGCAATGGTGTTGGGTTACACCAATGCCAGCTGGACGCTTAAAGCGGACCTCTCCAGCGAGTACTTCTGCCGCCTGATCAACCACATGGACGCCAGCGGTATGCGCCAATGCACCCCGCGCGATCCGGCGCGACAGGTCAAGGACGCACCATTCCTCGACCTGGCCTCCGGCTATATTCAGCGTGCGGCGGACAAGATTCCTAGCCAGGGCGATCGCGCGCCCTGGAAGCTCTACCAGAACTACCTGCTGGACTTGGCGTTGCTACGTTATGGCAAGGTTGAGGACGATTACCTGGAGTTCAGCTCACCGCAGGTCGGTGAATCGGCGGTAGGCTCGACAGCGGTCTAG